The window GACCGATGTCGTTTTGCTGGGGCACCACTACCAGCGGGACGAAGTGATTCGGTTTGCGGACTTTACCGGTGATAGTTACAAGCTGTCGAAGGTAGCCGCGGAGACCGATGCGAAGTACATGCTGTTCTGCGGCGTGCACTTTATGGCTGAGACGGCGGATGTGCTTGGTCAGTCGTGGCAGCAGGTTATTTTGCCTGATTTGAATGCAGGTTGTTCGATGGCCGATATGGCGGAGATCGGGCAGGTGGAAGACTGCTGGGATTCGCTGGAGCGGGCGGGGATTACCGATGAGGCTTCGGGTGGGTTGATTCCGCTGACTTATATGAACTCGGCTGCTGCGATCAAGGCTTTTTGCGGTGAGCGGGGTGGGTTGGTTTGCACCTCCTCGAACGCTCGTGGCGCCTTCGAGTGGGCGTTTGCACGCGCGGGGAAGATCTTGTTTTTGCCGGATCAACATCTTGGACGGAACACTGCGTTCGCGATGGGGATTCCGTTGAGCGAGATGGTGGTGTGGGATCCGTACCAAATCAACGGTGGATTGAGCCCGGAACGATTGAAGGCGGCGAAGGTCATTTTGTGGAAGGGTCACTGCTCGGTGCATCAACGGTTTTTGCCGGAGCATGTGGATCGCGTTCGCAGGGAAGAGCCAAAGATGCAGGTGATTGTGCATCCGGAGTGCCGGTGGGAGGTGTGCCAGAAAGCCGATACGGTTGGTTCGACTGAGAGGATTATTCAGGCGATCGAGCAGGCGCCGGAGGGCTCCAGCTTTGCCGTGGGGACGGAGATCCACTTGGTGAATCGACTCGCGAAGCGGTTTGCTCCGCTTGGCAAGCGCGTGATTACGCTTGACGATTCCGGATGTCTTTGCACGACCATGTATCGGATCTCTCCGCAGCATTTGGCTTGGGCGCTGGAGAATCTGGTGGAGGGCCGGGTTGTGAATCGCATCAAGGTGGACGATGATGTGAAGCAGTGGGCGCGGGTTGCGCTTGACCGGATGTTGGAGATCAAGATTTGAGCAAGACGTTTACGTTGGGCGAGGCACAAACGTTGCTGCCGGTGGTGGAGGCACTTCTGAAGAGAGCACAGGAGGCGCAATCACGAGCGGCGCAGTTCGAGTACGAGATGCAGCAACTGAGTCATAGGATATTTCTGTCTGGCGGTATGCATGTGGATGTAAGTGTTGCCGCTCGACGCCGGGCGGAGCGGGAGAAGGCTGTTCAAGAGGCGAGAGACACGCTGACAGAGATCGATTCGATCGGCGTCCAGGTGAAAGATCTGCAGGAGGGGCTGCTGGATTTTCCTTACGTGATGGATGGGAGGACTGTGTTGCTCTGCTGGAAGCTGGGTGAGACGGCAATTACACATTGGCACGCAGAGGACGAGGGCTTCGCAGAACGCAAGCCTCTGGATTCACGGTTCGGTAAGACCGAGCGGTTGAACTGAGGGTGTGGCGGGATACGGGGGGAGATCCTAGCGTTCCACTATTACTCGCGGTATGCTTCATGCAGTAACAATCCTCCCCGGCGGTAATTTTATCAATGGCTTTTGAGAATATTGGCAGCATCTTGCAAACTGGATCCTTCTTCAGCAGTTTCAAGTTGCTGTTGATCGCGGCCTATTCCTCAAGGCCAAAGCTGCGCCCGATCTGTCTTTTTCTTTTGCGGCCATTTATTAAAAATGGCGAGGTGTTGCTGAGTTACCGATGCTTCGGCCGTGAGACGAAGTGTTTCATTCGCATTTCGGATCTTCAAAGCGATCTTCTGAGTGTGCTTGAGCTGGGAGTAAGAAATACCTACGATCTGGATCTTGGCTTCCAACCTGAGCTGGTGATTGATGCCGGGGGAAATATTGGGTTATTCACTCTGCGGGCTGCGGCTGGGACCGCGTCGGTGAGCAAAGCTCCTGTGGAGTTTGTAATCGTTGAGCCTTTGCCGAGGAATATTGCGCAGATTGAGAAGCATCTGCCCCTGAATCATATAAAGGCGAGATTGATGGCTGGATGTCTGGGTGGGACTCACCGCTCTATCCCTTTCTATTGTCGCGAGGCGATTGATAGCAGCTTCGATCCAGAGAAGCCTTATCTCAGTGTGTTGGATGTGCCTGTATTCAGGCTCTCGGATGCGATTGGGAGCTCCGCGGCTCAGCGGATTCTAATCAAGCTGGATATCGAGGGGATGGAGGTTGAGGTGTTGAAGCAGTTTGTACCAACAGAGCGCAGGGCGGTGTACGTCGTTGGGGAGCTGCATAACCATCAGGTGAATTCTTCGATCTTCGAAGGGATCTTCCGCGATCAAGGCTGGACGTTCGAGTATCGCTCTATCTCGCACGATCATGCGCTCTTCCGGGCCTGCTCTCCGGCAGCTTTGCCGCTGTTGAAGTCGATGGCGTCGATTCCAACTCCAGTACAGGCGTAGGACCTGCAGATTAATCACTTCTCCAAGAGTGATTCAAAGTGCGGCGAAGGTGAGCCAAGGCTATTGGGTGCAAGATGGAAGAGATGGTGAAGAAGGAAGAACTGGTTCGAGCATAAGTAACAAATATCGTTACAAAAAGGCAGCTCCTTCGGGAGCTGCTTTTTTGTTTTCGATTTTATTTCTGTAGCGGCTGTGGGGATGAAGAAGTTTGTGGCGCCGGCGCGGGGTTTGGCCCGGGCTTTTTGCCGGGATTCCACTCTGGCTTCCAGCTGGAGTTCGTAAGCCATCCGATGGGGTCGATCATGGAGGCGATGGCGTTGGTCATGTGGGTAAAGTCGATGGTGGAGATTTCGTCGCTGGGCTGATGATAGTCCTTGTGCAAGCCGTAGCTGGATACGGTTTGAGCGATGATTCCTTGCTGGGCCAATGCGAAGTTGTCGGAGCGCTGGAAGAAGTTCTGCTTTGGGTATGGATCGTTGACCAGGTGGGCGCCGTGTTTGGCGAGTTCGGGGCCGAGGTTGGAGCGGTCGTAGCCGGTGAGCCAGAGGGTGCCGGTCGGGACTGCGGGATCGGGGCGGCCGATCATCTCAAACTCGAGGTTGGCGACGATGCTGGTGAGGGGAACGGGTGGATGGGCGAGGAAGGCGCGGTTGCCGTAACCGCCGAGCTCCTCCGAGCCGAAGAGGGCGAAGACGATGGTGCGTCGAGGACGCGGGCCGGTGGCGAGAATGTGGGCGAGGGTGAGGACGGCTGTGGTTCCGGAGGCGTCATCGTCGGCGCCGTTGTAGTTGGTGTCTCCTGCTGCGTTGGCGGGGCCGATGCCGAGGTGGTCGAGGTGCGCGGTGAGGAGGATGACCTCGTTGGGGGTTGTGGAGCCGCGGAGGATGGCGATGGCGTTCCAGGTCTCCTTGCGAGGGACGTTCTGGAATGCGGCGACGCGCTGCTGGGTTCTCGCGGGCAAGGGATCGGGGAGTGGAGACTTCTGGATGAAGGTGTCGTTGTCACCGCCAGGCTTCAGGCCAAGGGCCTGGAGCTGCGAGGCTACGAAAAGGGCTGCGATGTGCTCGTCGCGTGTGGCTGAGCCGCGGCCGTGAAGCTCGTCGTCGGCCAGGAAGTTCATATCTGCGTGAACTTCCTGTTGCAGTGCGGCTGCGAGCGATGTCGTTTGCCGGGCTGGTGCGTCGAATGAGTGTGACGGTTGCGCCTGGGATGAGCAGGTTAGAGCTAGTGTCAGAGAGAACGTGACAAGACCAAGGGATTGCAGGGATTTCGACAGATACATTGCGTGAATTATAGATGTGATCGGATGAACTAGTCTGAACTAGGCTTAGGATGACGCTGTTGCTGTAGAGATACGAATCAAGAGGGCTTTGCAACGATGGGACGAAGGAAGAGTTTGCGGCGTTGGGCTGTAGTGTGCGCTGCGTTGTTTTTGCCGATCTTCATGGTCTTAACGGGCTGCTCGGGCTTTTTCCCTCCGATTGATAACTCCGGTGGCGGTGGGACTGCAACGGGCGACTACGTTTATGTGGCCAACGGGTCGAGGAGCTCAATCGGTGGTCTTTCCATCAGCACGACGACGTCTACCAGTACAACTGGTGTTACGACGAGCACTGGCAAGCTGACTTCGATCAGCGGACTTCCGTTTGCTGCGGGATATGTGCCGCAGTCGATGGTGGTGACTCCGAATAATTCGTTCCTTTATGTGGGCGGAACGAGTGCGATCAGCTTGTACATCATCAATGCGAATGGAACGCTCAGCGTGCCGAGCACGGGGGCGCAGCAGGTGGTGGTGTTTGCACCTTCGATGGCGGTGTCGCCGGATGGCCAGTGGTTGATTGCACTGGATGGAATTACGCAGCAGCTCGACATCTTCCAGATCAACTCCTCGACAGGAGCGCTGACGGCGGCGGTGGGCTCGCCTGCGGTTTACACGGTGCCGTCTGGTGTGTGGCAACCAACTTCGGTGAAGGTGTCGCCCAATGGAGCGCTGATCTTTGCTGCGCTTGGTACGGGAGGTGATGCCGTCTTCACCTTCAATACGACGACCGGCCTCGCAGTAAGCAATGCGTATCTGCCTACTGGCAACGTGCAGACGAGCGACAACGGATATGCGATCGACTCCACGAGCAGCTATCTCTACATTGCCAGGAGCGGTGTGGGCGGCGGTGTTGCGGTGTACACGATTGGGAACGGAGGCACGCTGACTGCATTGACGGCGTCTCCGTTTGCCGCGGGCAATGGCACCTTCTCGCTGGTGATGGACAGCACAGGGACCTATGTCTATGCTGCGAACCGTCTGGACGGCACCATCTCCGGCTATACGATCGCACCGGCGACCGCTACAGCACAGTTGTCGCTCACTCCGCTGAAGGGGTCGCCTTATACGAGCGGAACTTCGGTGCAGTCGCTGGGGCTCGACAACTCGGGCAAGTATCTGCTGGCGGCTGCGGTTGGAGGTTCTCCTGACCTGACGATGTACAGCTTCGATATTACGGTTCCAGGACAGCTTGATCCGGTGACGAGTATCGCGACCGATACTGATCCGGCTGGTGCCTCCACGATTGCTCTGACACACTAGCCTCCCGGTTCGCGATCCACCTACCCCCCCGGGGGGTGGGTGGGCATAAGCTTTTTATTTTCTTATATTTGTCAAATCGCGTCCCCGCAAAAATGTCATTCTAAAAGGTTTACGGCTAAATATTTGCAACAAAAGGACTAACGCCTCAATAGCACTCCTCACATCAAGAAAGCCCCGGAGATCTCCGGGGCTTTCTTTGTTCTGTATTGATTATAGCGATTGGTAAGGAACTCATACGCCACGCGAATGTGCTGGATTGACGCGGGTTTTGGTGGTTTGGGGGCTTGACAAGGTTTTTTGTGGGAAAAGTGGAAGTGGAAAGAACCAGAAGACGGTTCGCGCGTGGCGCGAATGCCCACATCTCAAAATCGAGATATGGGGCACCCGGCAACTGCATTGCTGTTGAGGCTCTCCACTGGTTTTTTGCTGGTGGTAGAGGGCCGCTGAATGGTTGATCGTGATCTTCAGTTTGAGGCTTTCACGACCTTGTTTTCTCGCTCTTGGTTGAGGTTTGGAAGTAGGCTCAACGGATGAAGGCTTTCATTCGTGCGGCCGTCTCGATTACCTATCTTTGCTTTGCCGGATCTCTGTATGGGCAGGGTGCGTCTTCGGGGTCGTTGCTTGTTCTCTCGAAGCGGGACCATACTTTGAGCATCGTCGATGTTTCGAGTCTGCGTGTGGTTGCCAAGGCGCCTGTCGGCAACGATCCTCATGAGGTCATTGCTTCGGACGACGGCACTGTCGCGTATGTTTCGAATTATGGCTTCGGGGCCTTCAACACGCTCGCCGTCGTCGACCTTGTCACTCAAAAAGCGGGTTCACCGATTGACCTCGGTCCTCTGCATGGACCGCACGGGCTCGCTTTTGTTGGGGGCAAGACGTGGTTTACGGCGGAGGCTGCGAAGGCGATTGGACGCTATGATCCCGCGACTCACAAGGTGGATTGGATTCTTGGCACCGGACAGAATCGTACGCATATGATCTACGTCTCGGCAGACGGTCAGAAGATCGTCACTACGAATGTGAACTCCGGGACGGTCAGCGTGATTGAGCAAGAGCCGGTTCACATGGGGCCACCACCTGGAGTGCATCCGCCGCCAGGAGTTGGTGGAATGCCTCCTCCTGGCCCACCCGGCGGTCTCGTTCCTCATACTGATTGGAATGAGACTGTGATTCGTGTTGGCAATGGTTCTGAGGGGTTCGATGTGTCTCCGGATGGCAAGGAGATATGGGTTGCGAATGCTCAGGACGGCACGATTTCGATCATCGATTTTCATGAGAAGAAGGTGACGGAGACACTTGCTCCGAATGTGCCGGGTGCGAATCGGTTGAAGTTTACGCCTGACGGAAGGCGCGTTCTGGTTTCGAGTGGGCCAGAGCTGGTTGTGCTTGATGGGAGCACTCACAAGGTGGTGAAGCGCATCGCGGTTGGTCATGGCTCTGCCGGAATTTTGGTGCAACCGGATGGTGCTCGTGCGTTTGTTGCGTGCGGTCCGGATAACTATGTTGCGGTCGTTGATCTTCAGTCGCTTGCGGTGACGGGCCATATTCAGGCTGGTACTGAGCCGGATGGAATGGCCTGGGCTGTGCGTCGTTGAGTCAGTGAGGGTGTTTTGCTCATTGGGTTATTTTGGCGTGGATGTGATTGTTAGGAACAGACAACGGCAAGAGCGACCGCAGATCCCCTTCGGGGATGACAACCAAAAAGACAGGCAACGACAACTGCAAGAGCAACAGCAGATCCCTACGGGATGACAACAAAAGGACAGACAACGGTAACGACAAGAGCAACGGCAAGGACAAAAGCAGATCCCTACGGGATGACAACAAAAGGACAGACAACGGTAACGACAAGAGCAACGGCAAGGACAAAAGCAGATCCCTACGGGATGACAACAAAAGGACAGGCAACGGCAACGACAAGAGCAACGGCAAGGGCAAAAGCAGATCCCTACGGGATGACAACAAAGGACGGGCAACGACAGCGGCAACGAAAAACGCAGCGGCAAACGCAAACGGAGATCCTTTTCGGGGCTGACAACAAAAAGGTGCTGCAGTTGATGCTCGGGATTTACCGGATTGTGCGCCTTCGCCGTT is drawn from Edaphobacter lichenicola and contains these coding sequences:
- a CDS encoding M28 family peptidase, with the translated sequence MNFLADDELHGRGSATRDEHIAALFVASQLQALGLKPGGDNDTFIQKSPLPDPLPARTQQRVAAFQNVPRKETWNAIAILRGSTTPNEVILLTAHLDHLGIGPANAAGDTNYNGADDDASGTTAVLTLAHILATGPRPRRTIVFALFGSEELGGYGNRAFLAHPPVPLTSIVANLEFEMIGRPDPAVPTGTLWLTGYDRSNLGPELAKHGAHLVNDPYPKQNFFQRSDNFALAQQGIIAQTVSSYGLHKDYHQPSDEISTIDFTHMTNAIASMIDPIGWLTNSSWKPEWNPGKKPGPNPAPAPQTSSSPQPLQK
- a CDS encoding lactonase family protein, encoding MGRRKSLRRWAVVCAALFLPIFMVLTGCSGFFPPIDNSGGGGTATGDYVYVANGSRSSIGGLSISTTTSTSTTGVTTSTGKLTSISGLPFAAGYVPQSMVVTPNNSFLYVGGTSAISLYIINANGTLSVPSTGAQQVVVFAPSMAVSPDGQWLIALDGITQQLDIFQINSSTGALTAAVGSPAVYTVPSGVWQPTSVKVSPNGALIFAALGTGGDAVFTFNTTTGLAVSNAYLPTGNVQTSDNGYAIDSTSSYLYIARSGVGGGVAVYTIGNGGTLTALTASPFAAGNGTFSLVMDSTGTYVYAANRLDGTISGYTIAPATATAQLSLTPLKGSPYTSGTSVQSLGLDNSGKYLLAAAVGGSPDLTMYSFDITVPGQLDPVTSIATDTDPAGASTIALTH
- a CDS encoding YVTN family beta-propeller repeat protein; this encodes MKAFIRAAVSITYLCFAGSLYGQGASSGSLLVLSKRDHTLSIVDVSSLRVVAKAPVGNDPHEVIASDDGTVAYVSNYGFGAFNTLAVVDLVTQKAGSPIDLGPLHGPHGLAFVGGKTWFTAEAAKAIGRYDPATHKVDWILGTGQNRTHMIYVSADGQKIVTTNVNSGTVSVIEQEPVHMGPPPGVHPPPGVGGMPPPGPPGGLVPHTDWNETVIRVGNGSEGFDVSPDGKEIWVANAQDGTISIIDFHEKKVTETLAPNVPGANRLKFTPDGRRVLVSSGPELVVLDGSTHKVVKRIAVGHGSAGILVQPDGARAFVACGPDNYVAVVDLQSLAVTGHIQAGTEPDGMAWAVRR
- the nadA gene encoding quinolinate synthase NadA is translated as MNGLMEIASAAAVAETVVDTCSLDNYLAQPDHTMDARIAAAREKLGTDVVLLGHHYQRDEVIRFADFTGDSYKLSKVAAETDAKYMLFCGVHFMAETADVLGQSWQQVILPDLNAGCSMADMAEIGQVEDCWDSLERAGITDEASGGLIPLTYMNSAAAIKAFCGERGGLVCTSSNARGAFEWAFARAGKILFLPDQHLGRNTAFAMGIPLSEMVVWDPYQINGGLSPERLKAAKVILWKGHCSVHQRFLPEHVDRVRREEPKMQVIVHPECRWEVCQKADTVGSTERIIQAIEQAPEGSSFAVGTEIHLVNRLAKRFAPLGKRVITLDDSGCLCTTMYRISPQHLAWALENLVEGRVVNRIKVDDDVKQWARVALDRMLEIKI
- a CDS encoding DUF2203 domain-containing protein, which produces MSKTFTLGEAQTLLPVVEALLKRAQEAQSRAAQFEYEMQQLSHRIFLSGGMHVDVSVAARRRAEREKAVQEARDTLTEIDSIGVQVKDLQEGLLDFPYVMDGRTVLLCWKLGETAITHWHAEDEGFAERKPLDSRFGKTERLN
- a CDS encoding FkbM family methyltransferase: MLSYRCFGRETKCFIRISDLQSDLLSVLELGVRNTYDLDLGFQPELVIDAGGNIGLFTLRAAAGTASVSKAPVEFVIVEPLPRNIAQIEKHLPLNHIKARLMAGCLGGTHRSIPFYCREAIDSSFDPEKPYLSVLDVPVFRLSDAIGSSAAQRILIKLDIEGMEVEVLKQFVPTERRAVYVVGELHNHQVNSSIFEGIFRDQGWTFEYRSISHDHALFRACSPAALPLLKSMASIPTPVQA